CGCCCTCACCGATATGAGCGTCGGCTCCACCGTGCACAAGTACGGCCAGTCGATCGGCGTCGCGACGGCGCCGATCCACCGCGGCGAGCAGGTGCACAGCCAGAACATCGGCATGGACCTCGCCGCCCGCACCCACGAGTTCGGCACCGTGCACACCGAGCTGCCGAAGCCGGCCGAGCGTCGCTTCTTCGACGGCTTCCGCCGGGCCGACGGCCGGGCCGGCACCCGCAACTACATCGCAATCCTCACCACCGTCAACTGCTCCGGCACCACCGCCAAGCTCATCGCCGACCGGTTCCGCGGCGACGCCCTCGACAGGTTCGAGAACGTCGACGGCGTCATCGCGCTCACCCACCAGAGCGGATGCGGCCTGGTCCTGGAAAGCGAAGGCGCGCAGGTACTCCTCCGCACCCTCAACGGATACGCCCGGCACCCCAATATCGCCGGTGTGCTGATGCTCAGCCTCGGCTGCGAGATGACCCCCACCAGCCTGGTTCTGGCCGAGGGAGTCCTGCCCAGCGACACCGTCGTGGAGTCCCTCTCGATCCAGGAGACCGGCGGCATGCGCGCCACCGTCGCCGCGGGCGTCGAGAAGATCCTCGCTCTGGCGGAGCAGATCAACACCCGCCACCGCGAACCCATCGACATCTCCGAGCTCGTGCTCGGTCTCAACTGCGGCGGCTCCGACGGCTACTCCGGCATCACCGCCAACCCGGCCCTCGGCTGGGCGTCGGACGTTCTCGTGGCGCACGGCGGAACATCCGTTCTCGCCGAAACCCCTGAGATCTACGGGGCAGAGCACCTGCTCACCGCCCGCGCCGTCACACCCGCCGTGGGTCACAAGCTGATCGAGCGGATCGACTGGTGGGAGACCTACATCCACGCCAACGGCGGCACCATGGACAACAACCCCTCCCCGGGCAACAAGGCCGGCGGCATCAGCACCATTCTCGAGAAGTCGCTGGGCGCCGTGGCCAAGGCCGGCCACGCCGACCTCGCCGCCGTGTACGAATACGCCGAACCGATCGACACCCGGGGCCTGGGGTTCATGGACACCCCAGGCTATGACCCGGTCTCGGTCACCGGCCTCGTCGCCGGCGGCGCCACGGTCGTGGTCTTCACCACCGGCCGCGGCTCGGTCTTCGGCTGCAAGCCCACCCCGAGTATCAAGGTGGGCACCAACACCGAGCTGTTCCTGCGCCAGGGCGACGACATCGACATCGACGCCGGCCGCATCGCCGACGGCAACGCGAGCGTCGACGAGGTCGGCGCCGAGATTCTTGACATGATCATCGCCGTCGCCAGCGGCAAGCAGACCGTGAGCGAAGAGTTCAACGTGGGCCAGGAAGAGTTCGTGCCGTGGCACATCGGGGCCGTGACCTGATGGGCGACCACCACGACACGACACCCGCGGTGCTGTGCTTCGGCGAGACCATGGGTATGTTCACCCCCACCACATCGCTGCCGCTCGACGAAGCCAGTGCCTTCACCCTGGGCACCGGCGGCGCAGAGTCCAACGTGGCCATGCACCTGGCCGAGCTCGGCCACACTGTGGCCTGGGCCAGCACGGTGGGCACCGACCCCGTCGGCAGCAAGATCGTCGCCGCGCTGCGCGGCGCCGGTGTCGACACCCGGTGGGTCGGCCGCTCATCCGATGCACCAACAGGGCTCTACCTCAAGGAGCCCGACACCGGTAGTGGAGCCCACGTGTTCTACTACCGCCAAGGCTCGGCGGCATCCACGCTGAAGATCGCGGATGCCGTCGGCTGGCCCCTGGCCGGCGCCCGGTGGGTGCACACCACCGGCATCACCCCCGCGTTGTCGGAGTCCTGCTCCGCCCTCGTGGAGCACGTGCTCGAGCACGCCGCCGAATGGGGCGTCTCTGTCTCGTTCGACATCAACTTCCGTCCGGGCCTCTGGCCCGTGGCGGAGGCCGCACCGCGTCTGCTCGCCCTGGCCGGCAAGGCCACGGTGGTGCTCGTCGGACTCGACGAGGCCGCCGTGCTCTGGGGCTGCGTCACCGCCGCCGACGTGCGCGCCCTGCTGCCCGGCGTGCCGTACCTGGTCGTGAAGGACTCGTCGATCGACGCGACCGAGTACGCCCTGGCCGCCGACGAAACCGACACCGTCACCGTGGTGCCGGCCCGCCGGGTCGAGGTCGTCGAACCCGTGGGGGCCGGCGACGCCTTCGCGGCAGGCTATCTGTCCAGCCTGATACTCGCGGCCCCCTCCGCCGAACGACTCGAACGCGGCCACTCCCGCGCCGCGTGGGCGCTAGGCAGTCGCGAAGACTTCCGGCCCGGGCTCGGCCGGCGCATGTCGGCCGACGAACCCACCGATCACACACACGCCACGGCACACGCCGAACGCGTCGCAGCCCTCAGGAGATGACCCGCATGACCGCACCAGCCAGCACCATCCAGCCCTTCAGCACCGACCAGTGGTTCCCCCGGGACTTCTTCCGGGTTCCCGTGATCGCCGTGTTCCGCGGACTGTCCGCCGCCGAGGCCGTGCGCCTGTCGGTGCGAGCCTGGGACGCCGGCGTCGAGCACGTCGAGATCCCGATCCAGACCAGCGACGCCGTCCCCGTGCTGCAGGCCGTGGCGGATGCCGCCGCCGAACGCGGACTTGTCATCGGCGCCGGCACCGTCACCACACTGGAGCAGCTCGACGCCGCCACCAATGTGGGCGTCGCCTTCACCGTCTCACCCGGACTCGACCCGGCGATCGTGGCCGAGAGCGTGCGCC
This is a stretch of genomic DNA from Cryobacterium soli. It encodes these proteins:
- a CDS encoding UxaA family hydrolase, with amino-acid sequence MSHIESITTGTSVLVMAEGDDVAVALRDLLPGESLPVGDGVLTVTTLVPSGHKIALTDMSVGSTVHKYGQSIGVATAPIHRGEQVHSQNIGMDLAARTHEFGTVHTELPKPAERRFFDGFRRADGRAGTRNYIAILTTVNCSGTTAKLIADRFRGDALDRFENVDGVIALTHQSGCGLVLESEGAQVLLRTLNGYARHPNIAGVLMLSLGCEMTPTSLVLAEGVLPSDTVVESLSIQETGGMRATVAAGVEKILALAEQINTRHREPIDISELVLGLNCGGSDGYSGITANPALGWASDVLVAHGGTSVLAETPEIYGAEHLLTARAVTPAVGHKLIERIDWWETYIHANGGTMDNNPSPGNKAGGISTILEKSLGAVAKAGHADLAAVYEYAEPIDTRGLGFMDTPGYDPVSVTGLVAGGATVVVFTTGRGSVFGCKPTPSIKVGTNTELFLRQGDDIDIDAGRIADGNASVDEVGAEILDMIIAVASGKQTVSEEFNVGQEEFVPWHIGAVT
- a CDS encoding sugar kinase — translated: MAHRGRDLMGDHHDTTPAVLCFGETMGMFTPTTSLPLDEASAFTLGTGGAESNVAMHLAELGHTVAWASTVGTDPVGSKIVAALRGAGVDTRWVGRSSDAPTGLYLKEPDTGSGAHVFYYRQGSAASTLKIADAVGWPLAGARWVHTTGITPALSESCSALVEHVLEHAAEWGVSVSFDINFRPGLWPVAEAAPRLLALAGKATVVLVGLDEAAVLWGCVTAADVRALLPGVPYLVVKDSSIDATEYALAADETDTVTVVPARRVEVVEPVGAGDAFAAGYLSSLILAAPSAERLERGHSRAAWALGSREDFRPGLGRRMSADEPTDHTHATAHAERVAALRR
- a CDS encoding bifunctional 4-hydroxy-2-oxoglutarate aldolase/2-dehydro-3-deoxy-phosphogluconate aldolase, producing MTAPASTIQPFSTDQWFPRDFFRVPVIAVFRGLSAAEAVRLSVRAWDAGVEHVEIPIQTSDAVPVLQAVADAAAERGLVIGAGTVTTLEQLDAATNVGVAFTVSPGLDPAIVAESVRRGIPHLPGIATATEILQARALGLSWVKAFPASLLGAAWVKAQKGPYPETNFIATGGVTALNAPEFLAAGTSVVGLSGAFADDAQLDLVRALIARSR